A region of Phyllostomus discolor isolate MPI-MPIP mPhyDis1 chromosome 15, mPhyDis1.pri.v3, whole genome shotgun sequence DNA encodes the following proteins:
- the LOC114512373 gene encoding troponin I, slow skeletal muscle-like, giving the protein MPEVERKSKISASRKLLLKSLMLAKAKECWDQEQEEREAEKSRYLAERVPKLETRGLSLSALQDLCRELHAKAETVDEERYDIEAKCAHNTREIKNLKLTVLDQCGKFKRPALRRVRVSADAMLRALLGSKHNVSMDLRANLKSVKKEDSEKERPVEVGDWRKNVEAMSGMEGRKKMFDAAKAPAPQ; this is encoded by the exons CGAG AGAAAATCCAAGATCTCTGCATCCCGCAAACTCCTGCTGAAG AGCCTGATGCTGGCCAAGGCCAAGGAGTGCTGGgaccaggagcaggaggagcgAGAGGCAGAGAAGTCTCGCTACCTGGCTGAGCGCGTCCCCAAGTTGGAGACCAGGGGCCTGTCCCTCAGCGCCCTGCAG GACCTGTGCCGGGAGCTGCACGCCAAGGCGGAGACGGTGGACGAGGAGAGATACGACATCGAGGCCAAGTGCGCGCACAACACCAGGGAG atTAAGAACCTGAAGCTGACCGTGCTGGACCAATGCGGGAAGTTCAAGCGCCCAGCCCTGCGCAGGGTCCGCGTCTCCGCCGACGCCATGCTGCGCGCCCTGCTGGGCTCCAAGCACAACGTGTCCATGGACCTGCGGGCCAACCTGAAGTCCGTGAAGAAGGAGGACTCGGAGAAG GAGCGGCCCGTGGAGGTGGGAGACTGGCGGAAGAACGTGGAGGCCATGTCCGGGATGGAGGGCCGGAAGAAGATGTTTGACGCCGCCAAGGCTCCGGCCCCCCAGTAG
- the LOC114512387 gene encoding troponin I, slow skeletal muscle isoform X3, with amino-acid sequence MPEVERKSKISASRKLQLKSLMLAKAKECWDQEQEEREAEKSRYLAERVPTLQTRGLSLSALQDLCRELHAKSETVDEERYDIEAKCAHNTREIKDLKLTVQDLRGKFKRPPLRRVRVSADAMLRALLGSKHKVSMDLRANLKSVKKEDSEKERPVEVGDWRKNVEAMSGMEGRKKMFDAAKTPISP; translated from the exons CGAG AGAAAATCCAAGATCTCTGCGTCCCGCAAACTCCAGCTGAAG AGCCTGATGCTGGCCAAGGCCAAGGAGTGCTGGgaccaggagcaggaggagcgAGAGGCAGAGAAGTCTCGCTACCTGGCTGAGCGGGTCCCTACACTGCAGACCCGTGGCCTGTCCCTCAGCGCCCTGCAG GACCTGTGCCGGGAGCTGCACGCCAAGTCGGAGACGGTGGACGAGGAGAGATACGACATCGAGGCCAAGTGTGCGCACAACACCAGGGAG ATTAAGGACCTGAAGCTGACGGTGCAGGACCTCCGTGGGAAGTTCAAGCGCCCGCCCCTGCGCAGGGTCCGTGTCTCCGCCGACGCCATGCTGCGCGCGCTGCTGGGCTCCAAGCACAAGGTGTCCATGGACCTGCGGGCCAACCTGAAGTCCGTGAAGAAGGAGGACTCCGAGAAG GAGCGGCCCGTGGAGGTGGGAGACTGGCGGAAGAACGTGGAGGCCATGTCCGGGATGGAGGGCCGCAAGAAGATGTTCGACGCCGCTAAGACTCCGATCTCACCTTAG
- the LOC114512387 gene encoding troponin I, slow skeletal muscle isoform X1, with the protein MPEVERKSKISASRKLQLKSLMLAKAKECWDQEQEEREAEKSRYLAERVPTLQTRGLSLSALQDLCRELHAKSETVDEERYDIEAKCAHNTREIKDLKLTVQDLRGKFKRPPLRRVRVSADAMLRALLGSKHKVSMDLRANLKSVKKEDSEKERPVEVGDWRKNVEAMSGMEGRKKMFDAAKTPISP; encoded by the exons ATGCCGGAAGT CGAG AGAAAATCCAAGATCTCTGCGTCCCGCAAACTCCAGCTGAAG AGCCTGATGCTGGCCAAGGCCAAGGAGTGCTGGgaccaggagcaggaggagcgAGAGGCAGAGAAGTCTCGCTACCTGGCTGAGCGGGTCCCTACACTGCAGACCCGTGGCCTGTCCCTCAGCGCCCTGCAG GACCTGTGCCGGGAGCTGCACGCCAAGTCGGAGACGGTGGACGAGGAGAGATACGACATCGAGGCCAAGTGTGCGCACAACACCAGGGAG ATTAAGGACCTGAAGCTGACGGTGCAGGACCTCCGTGGGAAGTTCAAGCGCCCGCCCCTGCGCAGGGTCCGTGTCTCCGCCGACGCCATGCTGCGCGCGCTGCTGGGCTCCAAGCACAAGGTGTCCATGGACCTGCGGGCCAACCTGAAGTCCGTGAAGAAGGAGGACTCCGAGAAG GAGCGGCCCGTGGAGGTGGGAGACTGGCGGAAGAACGTGGAGGCCATGTCCGGGATGGAGGGCCGCAAGAAGATGTTCGACGCCGCTAAGACTCCGATCTCACCTTAG
- the LOC114512387 gene encoding troponin I, slow skeletal muscle isoform X2, with protein sequence MPEVQRKSKISASRKLQLKSLMLAKAKECWDQEQEEREAEKSRYLAERVPTLQTRGLSLSALQDLCRELHAKSETVDEERYDIEAKCAHNTREIKDLKLTVQDLRGKFKRPPLRRVRVSADAMLRALLGSKHKVSMDLRANLKSVKKEDSEKERPVEVGDWRKNVEAMSGMEGRKKMFDAAKTPISP encoded by the exons ATGCCGGAAG tgcaGAGAAAATCCAAGATCTCTGCGTCCCGCAAACTCCAGCTGAAG AGCCTGATGCTGGCCAAGGCCAAGGAGTGCTGGgaccaggagcaggaggagcgAGAGGCAGAGAAGTCTCGCTACCTGGCTGAGCGGGTCCCTACACTGCAGACCCGTGGCCTGTCCCTCAGCGCCCTGCAG GACCTGTGCCGGGAGCTGCACGCCAAGTCGGAGACGGTGGACGAGGAGAGATACGACATCGAGGCCAAGTGTGCGCACAACACCAGGGAG ATTAAGGACCTGAAGCTGACGGTGCAGGACCTCCGTGGGAAGTTCAAGCGCCCGCCCCTGCGCAGGGTCCGTGTCTCCGCCGACGCCATGCTGCGCGCGCTGCTGGGCTCCAAGCACAAGGTGTCCATGGACCTGCGGGCCAACCTGAAGTCCGTGAAGAAGGAGGACTCCGAGAAG GAGCGGCCCGTGGAGGTGGGAGACTGGCGGAAGAACGTGGAGGCCATGTCCGGGATGGAGGGCCGCAAGAAGATGTTCGACGCCGCTAAGACTCCGATCTCACCTTAG